Proteins from a single region of Amycolatopsis sp. CA-230715:
- a CDS encoding TIGR03086 family metal-binding protein has protein sequence MQLRESNFRALDILDTLLSDVTSEDLARPTPCAGWDLGDLLRHQISENHGFATAAREGAASDWDTGQNHPDPIAGYAASVAEVKAAFSEDGLAERKMAIHDFGTFDAEMALSMYLVDQVAHGWDIAKALNVPYAPDEDLVAAAMKLVELIPTGPENRGEGQSFGLVVETAADASTLEKMLGLLGRDPAWKVS, from the coding sequence ATGCAGCTTCGTGAATCCAACTTCCGCGCACTCGACATCCTGGACACCCTTCTCTCCGACGTGACTTCCGAGGACCTCGCACGACCCACGCCGTGCGCGGGCTGGGACCTCGGCGATCTCCTCCGCCACCAGATCAGCGAGAACCACGGCTTCGCCACCGCCGCCCGCGAAGGCGCGGCGTCCGACTGGGACACCGGTCAGAACCACCCCGACCCGATCGCGGGGTACGCGGCCTCGGTCGCCGAAGTGAAGGCTGCGTTCTCCGAGGACGGGCTCGCCGAACGGAAGATGGCCATCCACGACTTCGGCACCTTCGACGCCGAGATGGCACTCAGCATGTACCTCGTGGACCAGGTCGCGCACGGCTGGGACATCGCCAAGGCGCTCAACGTGCCGTACGCGCCGGACGAGGACCTGGTGGCCGCCGCGATGAAGCTCGTGGAACTCATCCCCACCGGGCCCGAGAACCGGGGTGAGGGCCAGTCGTTCGGGCTCGTCGTGGAAACCGCGGCGGACGCGAGCACGCTCGAAAAGATGCTCGGCCTGCTCGGCCGCGACCCCGCGTGGAAAGTCAGCTGA
- a CDS encoding neutral zinc metallopeptidase: MEHADGERNSPLAIASVLALVLLVVVAVVLVPKLTNSADGHQAPPVGGQARESGRDTGSDADRAPVPPPEANPLLAPGVYLTPVTCELPGVTRAAEALLAFYRSGIDCLAAAWHGALGQAKRPFTEAGVQLSEPQASGCGVAPSKKEATAYYCAGDRAIYMLRDRMLEAADVIPAAHLAVLAHEYGHHVQELSGIMTAVELKMSSADESTPADKELSRRVELQANCFAGLFAAAASGRGDVTKAVADKAVSEFGNTDDSDTHGTRKHQLWWARAGLRAADTSACNTFTAPAADVS, from the coding sequence TGGAACACGCCGATGGAGAACGCAACTCACCGCTCGCGATCGCGTCCGTGCTGGCGCTCGTGCTGCTCGTCGTGGTGGCCGTGGTGCTGGTCCCGAAGCTCACCAATTCCGCCGACGGGCACCAGGCGCCGCCGGTCGGCGGGCAGGCGAGGGAATCCGGCAGGGACACCGGAAGCGACGCCGATCGCGCGCCGGTCCCGCCCCCGGAGGCCAACCCGCTGCTGGCGCCCGGCGTGTACCTGACCCCGGTCACCTGTGAGCTGCCCGGCGTCACGCGCGCCGCCGAAGCGCTGCTCGCCTTCTACCGCTCCGGGATCGACTGCCTCGCCGCCGCGTGGCACGGCGCGCTCGGGCAGGCCAAGCGCCCGTTCACGGAGGCCGGTGTGCAGCTCAGCGAGCCGCAGGCGAGCGGATGCGGTGTCGCGCCGTCGAAAAAGGAGGCCACCGCCTACTACTGCGCGGGCGACCGGGCGATCTACATGCTCCGCGACCGCATGCTCGAGGCGGCCGACGTGATCCCCGCGGCCCACCTCGCGGTGCTGGCGCACGAGTACGGCCACCACGTGCAGGAGCTGAGCGGCATCATGACCGCGGTCGAGCTGAAAATGTCGTCGGCGGACGAGAGCACCCCCGCGGACAAGGAGCTGAGCAGGCGGGTCGAACTGCAGGCGAACTGCTTCGCCGGGCTGTTCGCCGCGGCGGCGTCGGGGCGCGGCGACGTGACGAAGGCCGTCGCGGACAAGGCGGTCTCCGAGTTCGGCAACACCGACGACAGCGACACCCACGGCACCCGCAAGCACCAGCTGTGGTGGGCGCGGGCCGGGTTGCGCGCCGCGGACACCTCGGCGTGCAATACCTTCACCGCGCCCGCGGCCGACGTCAGCTGA